The Anaeromyxobacter sp. Fw109-5 genomic interval TGGGCCACGGGACGTGCCAGAAGCTGATGATGGTCGCGCGGGGCAGCCGCTCGCGGATCATCCGGGGCGCGAGCGCGAAGTGGTAGTCCTGCACGAGGACGATGGGATCCGGTCCGTCGACCTCCTCGCAGACCGCGTCCGCGAAGCGCCGGTTCACGCGCTGGTACTCGCGCCAGTCCTGGGCGCGGAACACGGGGCGCGTGTGCGCGACGTGGCAGAGCGGCCAGAGCCCCTCGTTCGAGAAGCCGTAGTAGTAGCCGCGCTCCTCCTCGGGGGTGAGCCACACGCGGCGCATCGCGTACGACTCCTCGCCGGGGGGGACGCGCACGCGGTCGTTCCTGTCCACCGCCTCCCGATCGGCGGTCCCGCTGCCGTGCGCGACCCACACGCCGGAGCAGGCCCGCATCACGGGCTCGAGGGCCGTGACGAGGCCGCTCGCCGGGTGGAGCACGCGGACCCCGCCGTCGGGAGCGCGATCGTGGATGTAGGGCTCCCGGTTCGCCACGATGACGATCCCCTCGCCCTGGAGCGTCTCGGTGAGGGTGCGGTGGAGCCGCTCCGCCGACCAGCGCCCGCCCATCGCGCCCTGCCCCTGCTCCACCGCGAGCTCCGAGACGAGCTGCCGCACGTCGGAGAGCAGCGGCTGGAACTCCTTGCGCGGGGAGCGCCCGTCCGCGGGCGAAGCGCGCCCGAGCGTCAGGACCCGCCGCAGCTCGTCGTTCCAGCTGCGCCAGGAGAGGCGGCGCACCAGCACGGTCAGGATCGAGGCGAGGATCGCGACCACGGCGAACGCGCCCGCCGTGTAGCGCCTCAGGGCCGCCTCGCGGCGGGCCACGAAGCTGAGATCGTGGACGACGACGACGTGGGCGAGCAGCCCGCCCTCCTCGGTGAGGAGCGGCTGCACGGTCAGGTGGATGAGCCCGCCCTCCGCGTCCTCGATGCGGTCGATCTCCACCCGCTCTTCCGCGTCGGTCGGGTCCAGGCGCTCCGCCAGCGCCTCGCACTCGTACGCGCGCGGCCCCACACCCGTCCGGGCGACGGTCCGCATCCCGCGGCCGCACACCGACGCGGCCATGATGCGGTCGTCGCGGGCGATGTCGGCGAGCACCGCCGCCGCCCGCCGCCGGTCTCCACCCGACAGGTGCGTGACGAGCGCCTCGCGTGCTCCGGCGACGACGAGGTGCCCCCTGAGGCTGACGTCCTTCTCGTACCAGGCGCGCGCCGTCCCGTTCAACAGGGCGGCGGCCGCCCAGGCGAGCCCTGCCAGGACGGCGACCAGCGGGAGAAGGACCCTGACGAAGGCTCTCACCCGGGCATGGTGCGATCGATCCGTTTGTGTTGCAACCGTCCCCCCGCGCCCTCGGCTCGCCCGCGGCCGCTCGCGCCGGCTCGCGGGGGGTCGCCCGGGCGGCGCGCCCCAGGCGGCGCGGCGGGCTCACCACACGGGGGGTGCGACCCCCGGCGCCGACCCCCTTCCGCGGGGAGCCGCCTCGGAGGAGCGGCAGTGCGGCAGGACCACCTCCCGGAGCCGCTCGAAAGCGAACGGCTTCTCGAGGTGGCCGTCGGCGCCGGGCGGCGTCTCCTTCACCGCGGCGCTCATCGTCACGACGGAGAGGGAGCGGAAGCGCGCGTCCGCGCGCAGCCGCCCCAGCAGCGCGAGGCCGTCGAGCCGGGGCAGGAAGAGATCGAGCAGCACCAGCCCGGGACGTAGCCCTTCGTCCGCGAGCAACCCCCACGCGGCCTCTCCGTCGGCGGCGAGCTCGACGCGCGCGCCCAGGTGCACGAGCAGCTCGGCGAGAGCGTCGCGGATCGCCGGTTCGTCCTCGACGAGCAGGATCGGTTTGCGCTCGACGTCCATCTGCGCCAAATCTTCGCTCCCATCCCGGTAAGGGCTACCCCGGCGCAGGGATTTTTCCGCCGGCACCCTGCGAGCCCTCGTCTCCTGGTTCGCCCGGGCCACGCGGGGGTCCCGCGCGCCTGCCCGCCTCGGCCGTCGACGCACGTCGCGTGCATCGACACGACCCCACAAGCATGGTCTTCTCCGCGCATGTTCCAGGTGAGGCACGACTCTCCGTACCCAGCCCTCCTCGCGGCCTGGCGCACCCCCGGCGCGCCCGATCCGCAGCTGCTCGACTCCACCCGCGAGTCGCTCTCCTCGGTCCGACCCGACGACCTGCCCACCGTCCGCCCGCTCGTCGAGCACCTCCTCGCCCACCTGGGCGACGCGCAGTCGGGTCGCGCCGCACGGCGCTCACTCCACGCGCTGCTCGACGGAGCCCGGCGCCGCTTCTTCACGAGCTCGCTCCCCCCGGCGGACGCGGACGCGTGGCTCGCCGTGCTCATGCCGGTCCTCACCGCGACCGACTACACGCTCGGCGAGCTGCTGCGCTCCCGCGAGGAGACCGATCCGAAGACGGTCGCGTTCCGGGTGCTCGGGGAGGACGCGGCGGACGTGACGGTGGCGGAGGTCGCCCGCCGCACGCGCGCCATCGCGCGCGGCATCCTCGCGCTCGTCGAGGGCGACGCCGGCGCGAAGGTGGCCATCCTCGCGGAGAACTCGCTCGAGGCCGCCCTCTGCGATCTCGCCTGCCTGACGAACGGCATCGTGGACTTCCCGCTCCCGGCCAACGCGGTCGCCGAGCAGATCGTCTTCATGCTGAAGCACTCGGGGGCGACCGTGCTGCTCGTCTCGGACGAGGAGCAGGTGGCGAAGGTGCTGCCCTCCCTGCCCGCCCTCCCCGAGCTGCGCGAGATCGTCGTCTTCTCGAAGACGGCCGCCGAGCGGAACGGGCTGCTCACGCTCGAGCAGATGGTCGGACAGGGGGCCGAGTTCGACGACGGCGACCGGGCCGCGCGCGCCGGGGCCGTGCGCGCGCGCGACGTCGCGACGGTGATGTACACCTCCGGCACCACCGGCAAGCCGAAGGGCATCGTCTTCACGCACGAGAACCTGGTCTCGAAGCGCTTCTGCCGGGCGTTCGCGCTGCGCGAGGTGAACGAGGGCGACGTCTTCCTGTGCTACCTGCCGCTCTACCACACGTTCGGGCGCTGGCTGGAGATGACGGGGACGCTGTTCTGGGGCGCCACGTACGTCTTCGCGCGCTCGACCGCGCAGGCGCAGCTGCTCGAGGACTTCCGCCGCGTGAAGCCCACCGTGTTCATCTCGGTGCCGAAGAAGTGGATGGAGGTCCACGAGGCGGCGGTCTGGGAGGCCGCCTCCGACGACCCCGACGACGTCGCGGCGCACCTGCGCGGCATCACCGGCGGCCGCCTGCGCTTCGGCCTCTCCGCCGCCGGCTACCTCGATCCGGGCGTCTTCCGCGCCTTCCATCGCGCCGGCACCGAGCTCTGCTCCGGCTACGGGATGACGGAAGCGACGGGCGGCATCACCATGACGCCGCCGGGGCAGTACCTGGACGACTCCATCGGCCTGCCGCTGCCGGGCGTCGAGTGCCGCCGCGCCGACGACGGAGAGCTCCTCATCCGCGGTCCCTACGTGTCCCCCGGCTACTACCAGCCGGGCCCCGAGGACCAGGCCGCGCACGAGGAGGGCTGGTTCCACACCGGCGATCTCGTCTCGATCGACCCGGCGGGCCACTTCCGCATCACCGGCCGCAAGAAGGAGATCTACAAGAACCGCCAGGGGCAGACCATCGCGCCCCAGCGCGTCGAGAACCTGTTCCGCGACTTCGAGGCGGTGGCCCAGGCCTTCCTCGTCGGCGATCACCGCGAGTACAACACGCTGCTGGTCTGGCCGAACCACGCCTCGCCCGCCGTGCAGGACCGCTCGCCGGAGGAGCTGCGCGAGCTGCTGTCGTCGCTCGTGGCGAGCGCGAACCGCTTCCTCGCGCCCTTCGAGCGCGTCGTGGCGTTCCAGGTGCTGCCGCGGGCGCTCGACCTCGAGCACGGCGAGCTCACCCACAAGCACACCTTCAAGCGCGAGGTCGTCGAGCAGAGCTGGAGGGAGCTCATCGACAAGATGTACGAGCAGAAGCACCTCGCGCTCGCGCTGGACGGCAGCTTCCTGCGCATCCCGAACTGGGTGCTCCGCGAGATCGGCGTCCTGCAGCACGAGGTCGCGCTGACGGGCGGGAGCCTGCGCGCGCGCGATCGCTCGCTGCCGGTGGGCCCGGCCGCCGACGCCCCGGGGGCCACCCTCATCGGCGACCTCGCCTACGCGACGGAGGGCGCAGTGATCGACCTCGGCGCCCTCCTCTCCCGGCCCGCCCTGTGGCTCGGAAACGAGTCGCTGCGGCGCTTCCTCGGTGACGAGGCGTTCGTCTCGCTCGTGTCGCGCCGCCGCAGGGGCGCCGCCGACCTCCGCCTGGACGCGCGCCTGTGGCCACCGCCCGAGCCGGAGCGGCTGAAGCCGCTGCTCGACGTCGTCGACCGCGGCGAGGTGAGCTTCTGGTCGATCCACGTGGCCGGCGAGCTCTTGCGGGCCGAGCGCCCCGAGGCGCGGCGCGCCATCAGCCACCTGCACATCGGCCTCGCCGTGGCGGAGAGCGAGCACGCCGCCCTCTGCCGCGCGCTGCTCCGGCGCGCCGCCGAGGCGCCGGACGAGGACGTGCGCCGCCGCGCGTTCCGCGTCCTGCTCCCGAACGAGGAGCCCGACGAGACGCTCCGCACGCTGCAGCTCTTCCTCGATCGGATGGGGGCGCTCGCGCTCCGCGACGAGGACCTCGCCGATCTCGGCGAGCGCGGCCTCACGGACGCGCAGGTGCAGGTCCTCCTCGCGCACCTGTCCTCGGACAAGGTCCGCTTCGAGCTCTCGGATCCCTCCGACCGGCGGCTGCTCGTCGGCGCGATGCGCCTCCTCACCGCCACCGCCGTCGCCCACCCGCA includes:
- a CDS encoding trehalose-6-phosphate synthase, producing MRAFVRVLLPLVAVLAGLAWAAAALLNGTARAWYEKDVSLRGHLVVAGAREALVTHLSGGDRRRAAAVLADIARDDRIMAASVCGRGMRTVARTGVGPRAYECEALAERLDPTDAEERVEIDRIEDAEGGLIHLTVQPLLTEEGGLLAHVVVVHDLSFVARREAALRRYTAGAFAVVAILASILTVLVRRLSWRSWNDELRRVLTLGRASPADGRSPRKEFQPLLSDVRQLVSELAVEQGQGAMGGRWSAERLHRTLTETLQGEGIVIVANREPYIHDRAPDGGVRVLHPASGLVTALEPVMRACSGVWVAHGSGTADREAVDRNDRVRVPPGEESYAMRRVWLTPEEERGYYYGFSNEGLWPLCHVAHTRPVFRAQDWREYQRVNRRFADAVCEEVDGPDPIVLVQDYHFALAPRMIRERLPRATIISFWHVPWPNAERFGICPWANELLEGMLGSSVVGFHTQLHCNNFLDGVDRFLEARIDRERQSIVLGGRESLVRPYPISIDWPNRWATETPPAVECRAKVLAELGLPPDAKIGVGVDRLDYTKGIEERLLAVERLLERFPHQRGRFTFVQLSAPSRTIIDRYRELSERVDAIAARVNARFAEGTWRPIVLLRAHHEPPAIFRYLRAADVCYVSSLHDGMNLVAKEFVAARDDERGVLVLSRFTGAARELTEALLVNPYDLEEASAALATALAMPPDEQAARMRAMRAFVADFNVYRWAGRMLVDAARLRQRDRLSTRLNLGLRSVHEVKP
- a CDS encoding GNAT family N-acetyltransferase; its protein translation is MFQVRHDSPYPALLAAWRTPGAPDPQLLDSTRESLSSVRPDDLPTVRPLVEHLLAHLGDAQSGRAARRSLHALLDGARRRFFTSSLPPADADAWLAVLMPVLTATDYTLGELLRSREETDPKTVAFRVLGEDAADVTVAEVARRTRAIARGILALVEGDAGAKVAILAENSLEAALCDLACLTNGIVDFPLPANAVAEQIVFMLKHSGATVLLVSDEEQVAKVLPSLPALPELREIVVFSKTAAERNGLLTLEQMVGQGAEFDDGDRAARAGAVRARDVATVMYTSGTTGKPKGIVFTHENLVSKRFCRAFALREVNEGDVFLCYLPLYHTFGRWLEMTGTLFWGATYVFARSTAQAQLLEDFRRVKPTVFISVPKKWMEVHEAAVWEAASDDPDDVAAHLRGITGGRLRFGLSAAGYLDPGVFRAFHRAGTELCSGYGMTEATGGITMTPPGQYLDDSIGLPLPGVECRRADDGELLIRGPYVSPGYYQPGPEDQAAHEEGWFHTGDLVSIDPAGHFRITGRKKEIYKNRQGQTIAPQRVENLFRDFEAVAQAFLVGDHREYNTLLVWPNHASPAVQDRSPEELRELLSSLVASANRFLAPFERVVAFQVLPRALDLEHGELTHKHTFKREVVEQSWRELIDKMYEQKHLALALDGSFLRIPNWVLREIGVLQHEVALTGGSLRARDRSLPVGPAADAPGATLIGDLAYATEGAVIDLGALLSRPALWLGNESLRRFLGDEAFVSLVSRRRRGAADLRLDARLWPPPEPERLKPLLDVVDRGEVSFWSIHVAGELLRAERPEARRAISHLHIGLAVAESEHAALCRALLRRAAEAPDEDVRRRAFRVLLPNEEPDETLRTLQLFLDRMGALALRDEDLADLGERGLTDAQVQVLLAHLSSDKVRFELSDPSDRRLLVGAMRLLTATAVAHPHYFARVRIPLARLTLHEDPEISARAGEELDRLRRGFSNWVGPNLRLAIDPLTGAEYGWKDVLVFDESVPAEGRTHLLQALADATIVRASVFVLGRGVLLSLADIPPGGATVSLLGRQHGKSVYRLSIHTRAKEIFDVAINVAEEMNFYELRQEVSWLLAAGAPPPLVEQFGGYFAEWGIFTEEFIPGSDVERQAARLLRQGEAQRLKLLWPFLVWTALELHVRFWGRTGRRLALREPSPAAFIVPSHDYHAGARLVSISDRSQCLTFDELIERFERSFIQRIEAQRPDLRGEIDDHLLLSAVVEALGYERGVALLEDAAQSSRRAVAIETFLERLRERGFTPQRVSFAARRYRRWLEATPGATVEAKGKMLGELWGTYRLSEVEQSWPDTRLRFFRRTVFADGRAELGAALDRLMNRARALPPGGLDLEEQVAAVRAAVRPSAEEDYFLARMTYRYLAPTDEVALISMPSGGHYVTEVVVALTDEEGNRFAVRGPISPREVARLLHMFHEANLQVTFTTEHEFLIALDAKDTPIAGLFYRQVSPDRVHMEKIVVARRHRAKGVSEGLMREFYRRLRARGVKRLETGYFQPEYLRRYGFRTDPTSGGLVCDLDHDGSF
- a CDS encoding response regulator, yielding MDVERKPILLVEDEPAIRDALAELLVHLGARVELAADGEAAWGLLADEGLRPGLVLLDLFLPRLDGLALLGRLRADARFRSLSVVTMSAAVKETPPGADGHLEKPFAFERLREVVLPHCRSSEAAPRGRGSAPGVAPPVW